A window from Citrus sinensis cultivar Valencia sweet orange chromosome 5, DVS_A1.0, whole genome shotgun sequence encodes these proteins:
- the LOC112497570 gene encoding disease resistance protein At4g27190-like has translation MAADLVSAAFSGIVTEGAKALFEPIMQQISYVFKYQSYIDELKVQVKGLEGINEMVQQHVNHATRQGEEIYQVVKDWRNRVESTEGVAKSIIDEEDGAKKSCFKGLCPDLLSRYKLSRRAAKAVKDAANLKDEGCKLKSDVSYDPPPDIEAPRGGKDNEAFDSRKKVLQDVMEALKDDKLNIIGVYGMGGVGKTTLVRQVRKQVMENKLFDKVAMAEVTENPDHQKIQDKLASDLGIKFELNENIFDRANRLRRVLKKEKRVLIILDNIWRELKFDEVGIPSGDVDEKDREDDQRRCTIILTSRSRDLLCNDMNCQKIFWIDALSKEEALQLFEKIVGDSTKISDFQSIANEIVEKCGGLPVALSTVANALKNKERYFWQDALNQLTRLDATEIHGMQANVYTTIKLSYDYLESAKAKSLFRLCGLYSEGDAIEVSDLLRYGVGWDLFENVYTLEEARSRVHRLIDNLKSSCLLLDGDAEDEVKMHDVIHVVAVSIAAGERMFNIPNVADVEKKMEKTIRKDPIAISLPQRDIQELPERLQCPNLQLFLLSAEGNAPMQISDLFFEGTEELKVLSLIGIHFSSLSSSLGHLINLQTLCLDCCQLEDVAAIGQLKKLEILSFRYSDIKQLPLEIGQLARLQLLDLINCRSLVVIAPNVISKFSQLEELYMGDSFSQWDKVEGGSNASLAELKGLSKLTTLEIQVRDAQILPQDWVSVELQRYKIGIGEAWRMWRVNSETSRLVELQGLENVSTLLENYGTKMLLKEAEEIHLNELKGVQNAVHELDDGEGFPRLKHLRVESCSEILHIVGSVGRVRRKVFPLLESLSLSNLNNLETICDSQLTEDQSFSNLRIIEVKSCDKLKHLFSFSIAKNLLRLQKAKVAFCDDLEMIFGPDTEKPTTSLGFNEIIANDDPAPKVILPSLEELNLILLINIKKLWADHDQGMYCCQNLTKMTVESCDRMKYLFSYSMVNSLLQLQHLEISNCWSMEGVVDTTGWSERDEGKLIELKVFPKLHFLRLENLPELTSFANTGHIHSDLVVEFPSLLSLEIDTCSNMLRFISTSSPEDTNHSEMQPPPLFDAKVRLPRLEVLHIRLVDNLRKIWHHQLASVRLLYSFRIFLFFQITSNNILTIFCLQMIFSH, from the exons ATGGCTGCAGACCTGGTTTCCGCTGCTTTTTCCGGCATTGTAACAGAAGGTGCAAAGGCATTGTTCGAACCGATTATGCAGCAGATCTCTTATGTGTTCAAGTACCAGAGCTACATAGATGAGCTAAAAGTTCAAGTGAAGGGGTTGGAAGGTATAAACGAAATGGTGCAACAACATGTTAATCATGCTACTCGACAAGGGGAAGAGATTTATCAGGTTGTCAAAGACTGGCGAAATAGGGTTGAATCTACGGAAGGGGTTGCAAAATCTATCATTGATGAAGAAGATGGAGCCAAGAAGTCCTGCTTCAAAGGATTGTGTCCAGATTTGTTGTCTCGTTACAAACTCAGTAGACGAGCAGCAAAGGCCGTAAAAGATGCCGCTAATCTCAAGGATGAAGGCTGCAAACTGAAGAGTGATGTTTCCTACGATCCTCCTCCAGATATCGAAGCACCTAGGGGCGGGAAAGATAACGAGGCCTTTGATTCAAGAAAGAAAGTATTACAGGATGTTATGGAGGCGTTGAAGGATGATAAGCTCAACATAATTGGGGTCTACGGCATGGGCGGCGTGGGTAAAACCACGCTAGTCAGGCAAGTTAGAAAGCAAGTGATGGAAAATAAGTTGTTCGATAAGGTCGCTATGGCTGAGGTAACAGAGAACCCAGATCATCAGAAAATTCAGGACAAACTTGCTTCTGATTTAGGCATAAAGTTTGAGTTGAATGAGAATATATTCGACAGAGCAAATCGACTACGTCGAGTattgaagaaagagaagcGGGTCCTGATTATATTGGATAACATTTGGAGAGAACTGAAGTTCGATGAAGTTGGAATTCCTTCTGGGGATGTTGATGAGAAAGATAGAGAGGATGATCAGAGAAGATGCACAATAATATTGACGTCTAGAAGTCGAGATTTATTGTGCAATGATATGAATTGTCAGAAAATTTTCTGGATCGATGCTTTATCGAAAGAAGAAGCATTGCAGTTATTTGAGAAGATAGTGGGTGATTCAACTAAAATATCTGATTTTCAAAGTATAGCAAATGAGATCGTTGAAAAATGCGGAGGTTTGCCTGTTGCACTGAGTACAGTTGCAAATGCTCTGAAAAATAAGGAGCGTTACTTTTGGCAAGATGCATTGAATCAGCTAACAAGATTGGATGCAACAGAAATTCATGGCATGCAAGCAAATGTGTACACCACCATAAAATTGAGTTATGACTACTTGGAAAGTGCGAAGGCAAAATCTCTGTTCCGTCTTTGTGGTCTGTACAGTGAAGGTGATGCCATAGAAGTTTCTGACTTATTGAGATATGGTGTGGGTTGGGATTTGTTTGAAAATGTTTACACATTAGAAGAAGCAAGGAGTAGAGTGCATCGGTTGATCGACAATCTCAAATCTTCATGCTTATTGTTGGACGGTGATGCTGAAGATGAAGTTAAAATGCATGATGTCATTCATGTTGTTGCTGTATCAATTGCTGCAGGGGAGCGCATGTTTAATATTCCAAATGTTGCTGACGTGGAGAAAAAGATGGAAAAGACAATACGGAAAGACCCAATTGCCATTTCATTACCCCAGAGAGATATTCAAGAGCTCCCTGAAAGGTTGCAATGTCCCAATCTCCagttatttttgttgtctGCAGAGGGTAATGCCCCGATGCAAATTTCAGACCTCTTTTTTGAAGGGACGGAAGAACTCAAAGTTTTAAGTCTTATTGGAATTCATTTCTCTTCATTATCTTCATCACTTGGTCACCTCATTAACCTTCAAACATTGTGTTTAGACTGCTGCCAACTAGAAGATGTAGCGGCAATTGGACAGCTAAAGAAATTAGAGATTCTTAGCTTTCGATATTCCGACATTAAGCAGTTGCCACTTGAAATTGGTCAATTGGCGCGGTTACAATTGCTAGATTTGATCAATTGTAGAAGCCTTGTAGTGATAGCACCAAATgtcatatcaaaattttctcaattgGAAGAACTATATATGGGTGACAGCTTTTCGCAGTGGGATAAGGTTGAAGGAGGAAGTAACGCCAGTCTTGCTGAATTGAAGGGGTTGTCAAAGCTAACTACCTTGGAGATACAAGTTCGGGATGCCCAAATTCTGCCGCAGGATTGGGTCTCTGTGGAATTGCAAAGATATAAGATAGGTATAGGAGAAGCGTGGCGCATGTGGCGCGTTAATTCTGAAACATCAAGATTGGTGGAGCTCCAAGGGCTAGAAAATGTTAGCACTCTTTTGGAGAATTATGGGACGAAAATGTTGCTGAAGGAAGCTGAAGAGATCCATCTAAACGAACTGAAGGGTGTTCAGAATGCTGTTCATGAATTAGATGATGGGGAAGGTTTTCCACGATTGAAGCATCTTCGTGTAGAAAGTTGTTCTGAGATTTTGCATATTGTCGGTTCAGTTGGACGGGTTCGTCGCAAAGTCTTTCCCTTGCTGGAGTCATTGTCTCTTAGCAATTTGAACAATTTGGAGACAATATGTGACAGCCAACTCACAGAAGATCAATCTTTCAGCAACTTAAGGATTATAGAAGTAAAATCCTGTGACAAATTGAAGCATCTTTTCTCATTCTCCATAGCCAAAAACCTACTGCGGCTTCAAAAGGCAAAAGTGGCTTTTTGCGATGATCTGGAAATGATTTTTG gACCCGACACGGAGAAACCAACAACTTCTTTGGGATTCAACGAAATCATTGCTAATGATGATCCTGCTCCAAAG GTTATTCTTCCGAGCTTAGAGGAATTGAATCTcatcttattaataaatatcaaaaaattatgGGCCGATCATGATCAAGGAATGTACTgttgtcaaaatttaacaaaaatgacCGTGGAAAGTTGTGATCGTATGAAGTATCTGTTTTCGTATTCTATGGTTAATAGTCTTTTGCAACTCCAACATCTTGAGATAAGTAATTGTTGGTCAATGGAAGGGGTAGTCGACACCACGGGGTGGTCAGAAAGAGATGAAGGAAAGTTGATTGAATTAAAGGTTTTTCCTAAACTACACTTCCTGCGGCTCGAGAATCTTCCAGAACTAACAAGCTTTGCCAATACGGGACATATTCATTCAGATTTAGTTGTTGAATTCCCTTCTTTGCTAAGCCTCGAGATTGATACTTGCAGTAATATGTTAAGATTCATCTCTACGAGCTCACCAGAAGACACCAATCATTCTGAAATGCAACCTCCTCCTCTCTTTGACgcaaag GTACGACTTCCTAGGTTGGAGGTATTACATATTAGGTTGGTGgataatttgagaaaaatatggcACCACCAGCTTGCCTCGGTAAGGTTGCTGTATTCATTTcgaatctttcttttttttcaaattacatccaacaatattttaaccattttttgtttacaaatgatattcagccactga